The genomic interval AGATAACCtgggtaaatacaaaaaaaataattttatttcatttattgaacCCGACtgtatgtaaaaaacaaacaaaacaaaaaaaaacaggccttcTAAGTCATTCTAAATGTTgcaacagcgccccctgctgtttggtcagTGCCTACATGCAGTAGTATGACTcctaataaactcctaaaaaagtaaaaaactaactgaagtttgtctttaatattaatggcttgatgATATATTTACAATTGGAGGTTCGTAGCTagttaaaaataattgtttcatcctttgtttccACTGCAGGTATGAGCCGgactaaaagccatttatattgttgttaatattatatagttaaaaaagtgtgtcaatgttgaaacatttaagttgttaaaaaccattgttaaatgttataaatgaacccagataaatgttataaaatgtaaatgggattctgggtaatcttcagaccCACacctttaatgcattaaaacagaaatgtgataaaagttaaattttttacccattttgttgggatgcGGGGGCggaaaatgttttccttcttGAAAGGGGGGCACAACAggaaacatttgagaaccactgcctTAACCTGACAACTGGTTGTTCCACACTTGACAGCAGGAAACAACCATTAAGTGTTTTTCTCTCACTGTGGATGAATTTTAAGCCGCTCTTCTTCCCAGAATTTTAAAAATCTAGCCCCCTGGGAGGTTATGGAGCGTGAGCGTTATTAATGtcaattagtttgtttttcGTCTGTTTTTAGGCAGTAATCAGGCCCCTACTACAACTTAACCAAATAAAGGGGAATTAATTTATAGTTTAACAAGGAGGAGGAATTGCTTTTCCACACAGGGACAGGTTAgtttggatgtttttctttcctgattAAATAGATTACttatttggaggctttttttgtatttattaattttttctttgtcaGTCATGAAcgtttctaaaacatttaagtcaGAAAAAGCAGAAACCTATCTGCCTATCTGAAATCTATCAGGATTTCAGTAAATCTCTGTAACCTCCTGTcagtaatatttatttgttgGAGTCGGGTTTCTCACAGCAGACGATGAGAACATTGTAGATGATTACTTTAAATCATCGGTTGCTAAAGCAAATACAGGAAATCCAAGAAGGGCTGGACTGAGGCAGCGTCGGTACGATGCGGTTCTTTCAGTGATTTCAGTGCTGATTGAACtctcagaaaacaaacaatcgCCTGAATGACCGTGCTGCTTAAATGTTTAACCTTTGGTAGAATAGTCACAAGATTATGCTATAAAGTCatgaaaggataaaaaaaaaacctggatgCTTATAATAGTTTATGTTGGACTAAAGATTTGTCAGGTCTGAACAAATATAGAGATTCTTATCTGAATATAAGAGAGTATGGAAAGCTATTATAATTCTTAAAGTATCATCCATCTTTCTTCTCTCAAGTATCTGGTTTTATATATAATCAGCCTGACCACTGTAGAAATAtctacacactgcaaaaagggaaccaaaagtaagtaaaactatcttgaaattagtgtatttctccttgattttagcaaataaatacaattatctgccaatggaatgagtatttggacccctaaaataagataattagacatattgcacttgaaataagatgatggagataagttgatcctattttattctattggcaaataatcttatttacctactcaaatcaaagacaaatacactaatttcaagaaaattttacttacttttacttccttttttgcactttttaatCATTACTAGCCCAAAAATGTACAGAGTACTCTGCTAATTTGAGTCTGGTAAAAATACAGAAGTTGGTCATAAAGAACCTGGCATAAATAAACAGTGTAAAgtcaaaataagtaaatgttattgttttttctctATGCCGTTTAAGCATCTTGACGTTTTGCTTCCTGTGTGTCTCCCTCAGCCTCAGCACACCAACGTCTGCTTCTGGTACCTCCCCCCTGGGATCCGCTACATGGAGGAcaaagaggagaagaagaagcgcCTACACAAGGTGGGCGAGCTGAGATAAGAGGCCAGGCTGCGGTATCTGCCCTGCACACCTTTCCTCGTGCTCAACAAGCCTGTCGCTCCTGTCCACAGCCACAATCACACGTCCTGATAATTAGGGACAGCTAAGACCCAACATTAGAAAACGTTCTACAGTCCACGCGGGGAACAGTGCGCTGTGATAGCCTTTAAAAAGGGAGGTGAGGCTATTAGCGTGGCCGGTATATATCAGCAGCAGGGACGACAAATTGACAATTAGAGCAAACAGATGGTACGCGTTTCACTCGGCTCCGCTTCCTGTCTGAATCCTCCGGCCTTGAATTGTTGCCATCTTTGCAATAATTCTGCAAACGCAGGTGTTTCCTCTCCTAATGTTCTGTTGAAATCAGACCGAGACCGTGCGTCAGCCGATGGATGGACTACTTTTGCCAACTTTGCTCTTTTCCACAGACTTTGCAAACCGAGGGATGACGTAAGCTAACGACCAGGGCTTTAAGGAGAAAACCTGAACTGCAGGAGGTTTTTCTTCATCTCCACTGGGTCGAAATGATTCATTCCGATGAGAAGAACTGGAGAATTGTCAAAACACAGGATATCAGCTGCAAGTTAATTACTTGCCAACTGCGACGTGACTCCTGCAAAAGATTTAACTGGGTCTAGCAACCTAAAACCTGATGACTTCAACAAACCCCGGGTTAAAGTGGTGCTCAGGCTTTAACTCTGGGGTTCATGCAGTAAAACTCAAACCTTTCATAAAGCTGGTCTGTAAAACAGCATCATTCCTTTTTCAGTGCACTATTTAAAgtgataaaagaaaacacacgCACCAGCATTTGATGATATTCTacaatctgcattttttttttttttttaccaaactgaaacagAATCAGAGTCTGTTTGGCATCACAAACAATTGTCAAATCTCTGCTGAGGacttaaaaaaactttattgttaCCGCTGATTTTTAAGAAATCTCCTCCAGAGCCAGATGTGTCAGACCAGCAGCTAATAGAGAACTTCACAGACAACCAATTATCATGAACTTAACAATTGCAAACAAGAGGACAGAAGCATTTTGCCTTTAGTCCAGAGGTCTCAAACTCAAACAGGGCTGCTGTTCTGTAACTTTTGGCTGCGTCCTTTGCCTCTCTCACCCTTGCCTCCGATGGCTAAAATACATcactagcatgcagtcaagctctgctTTAGTCACTTTCTTAGTGACAAATGGTGTGCAAATGTTTCCAACCgttctttgtttatttaaactgttaCTCAGACCCTAATAAAAGCCAAAAGTCACAAGTCGCTGCTCTCTTGGTAGCAGTTTGCCAGTACTTAAAGCTTTCCTGTAGGGCCTCATTTATATACATTGTGTTCGCACACAATGGGGCCTGAAAGGTGCGTACGTCACTTTTCTGcgcaaaagttgggatctttaaaaaaggaatataGATACAGTGAAACTGTGCGCCGCCTCACGGAACCTCTGACCCAGGcatacgctcattttggagacaggTCGACTTCATTATAGGCATTCAAAACCATTGTTATTCATGCTTGGGCTGGTGAGCCACGACTATACATAACAAGTGCCCAGGAGCCAAtctaaaggtaaaataaaagtctgtccaacattttatttgggttttgtACTATCACATTCCTCCCCGATGATCCCCAGGGTGACAGACTAACAGAAAACTGTGACAAGGTGTGAAGCAATAACTTTAAAAACTCTAAACAGCCAAATACAGTCGTATGTAATGCTGGACTCTCTAAATAATCATTTAGAAAACATTGCAGAGAATCCATACCAAAAGTAGGTAtatcaaataaatttaaaaaatggcaTATGGCAAAAAGAAACCTGATTTGTACTTGCACACCCTTTATAGATCCCAGCTCTACCTGCACTAcaaaaatacaagtaaaaaatatatttattttttttaaattagagtatgtttccttaatttgagcaggtaaataagattatttgccaatagaataagatttttgcattgaaaataggaacaattcatctccatcatcttatttcaattgcagTATATCTGattgtcttattttaagggtaaaaatactcattccattggcagataatataatttatctgctcaaatcatgggcaagtacattcatttcaagaaaattgtacttatttttagttctccttttgcagtgtgaacgttTGCATACCTGGTTCCGCCTCATGTTCAGCCCTCtgcacgcccagattcaaccataaataatcaatgcaaagcacctcatcaATGTTCAAGTGGATTAAAAAATGGCTCCgctgatttcattttaatttttcatggtgaaatggcaaccatggagaaaaagcaaagaaactgtaGAAATTCTAAGAGAGGGGCTTGATAcatgtgtaaatcagaggtgAAAGCATATATGTTGcccacattaaaagaacttgttAAAAGGTAAACTTAAATTCCCCTGAGTCGCAGCAGTTAGATCGACAttctgaggagggagggaggactGGCACTCTTCCCcccacaatgaaaaaaaaaactgcaaaaagcaTTTGAGGAACCAGATGGGACCCTGAGCACTGCATGGCTGTGAGCGATATTAAATTGCATCTCTTCTGTGCTCTGCAGTTTGGAAGAAGGGTTAGGACCCAGCCACTGTCCACTCCAGGTTATTAGCAGAAGTAGCTAGCTTGATTTGCCATCCTGGAGAGCAGTGTTGGTCAAGTTACTTGGAAATAGTAGTTAGTTACTGATTACTAATTACTTCTCCAAGAAAGTAATCCAGTTACTTTACTgattacttattttcaaaagtaattagttactTTACTAAGttacttttcaaaaacataATGCACAACCTGAATACGCTATAAAGAAATAGACATTTCAGCCTAATTCTGTTCTTTCTGCATATTCCATCATTTAATATTGAATCAAAGGAAACattctcttttttaaaacttttattagtttcaatattttaactttatgCACATTGCATTATGCAACAATTTAACAGTCTAAGAATTGAAGAAAATTGCTGaacatttaaatctattttctgCACATTCCAccatatttgaataaaataaagcaagtCCTTCTTCTGTGAACTTATATTTCTGCATATTttagcatataaaataaaaatatgtttttgtaaaattctaataaataaaatacagcaataaaataattaaaatgaaagtgTCTCCTGACTGTATTCCAAATTATTAACATTTAGTCTTTTAACAGTAAAGTGCAGAGAGGAGTAAACATTAgtttaccaaaacaaaaaatgctgtTACATTCCACATTTAGGTTGTTAGTCCAGTCTCATTTTATGGCTACTCTGACACGGCCctatgcttttttgttttctttcggAGTGAAACAGTGGTTATATCGCATCAGCAGAAGCTTTTCAAACCTCCTATCACACAGTCTGTTTCTTTTTGGTGAAAGCACCAATCCACCTAAACTGAACAGCCGTTCCACTGGTGCACTGGATGGAGTTGGAGTGTTGTATTTCATGTACATCTTTTTGAGATTTGGGAACTGATTCAGAATTTCAAGCTCATACCCTGACCTTAAATATTCAGTTACTTCATTTTCTGCTGAAGCTTTCTGTGTGCTGGTTCTCAAAATCAAAAAAGTCAGTTTCAGCTGGGCTGGCTGCCAGTTGGGAGTGGGACACATTAGCATTGtcagctgcaggagcagcttTACGACACTCTGTTGTCAGAAGCTCCTTCAAATGCTCTCTCCTACGCTCATCTCTCAGCCATCGAAGTTTGAACTTGGGACAAGTGGCCGCTGCAAGAAGTCCTTCTTGGCTATCCAGTACAGCATCAAAACGAATCTTGATGGCCTGTAAAATACAATATGATATAACTAAGAATATATGTATTTTACTATATAAATGGGctattttaactattttgtgGGCTCTACTGACCTAAACCATCTCATGGGTTATCAATACTGTATGGGATTTAATTTTGGTTGAGGCTGTTTTTGACCTCTTTATTTCAATATGCTATTGATGTTAAGATTAATATTCACGATTAATGATGATCAATATCCCTGATTTTGAACAGGAAatgaataatttttcttttattatattctatcattttcataattttactcACTGCTTAAAGCAAACAAAGTGTAAGATCTGCCCACCATGAATGGTATAATAAATTCAACCAATCCACCCAAAtcaataatcaaataataatcTTACCTTTACAATAACATCTGGAAGGCTGGCTGTCATTCTAGAAAGGTCATCTTTCAGGGCAAGTGTCTTTGACATCAGGCTTGTGAGTGTTGGTAGTAAAGCCCCATAGGTGCACTCATCCCCTTGTAAGATGTCTAGTGCTATGGTCAGGGGCTTCATCACGGTGCAGTACTCTTGTAAGAATAGGTACTCTCTTTCATTAAAGCACTTGATTCCCAGTTTTATGCAAAGAGGATTCAGCTCATTCATCGGACTTGTGATGATTCTGGAAATGGCCTCGTACAGGGAATTCCACCTTGTGGATGTGGGAACCATTAGTTTCCTGCGGCTGACTTCTTCCACCTGTTCAGAGGCTAATGTTGATCGACTTGCTTTAGTCCAAAGAGCAGAGCATTTTGCAATACTACTCCTATATACAGCCTTGGTGTCTGCACAGGAATTTAGATGTTTATCAACATCGCTTGTTGAAATTAGGTTAATTGTGTGTGATGCACACCTGTAGTGTGGAGGGAGGCTAAACTGTCATTTACCAGATGTGGTTGAAAGAGCTTCTATGACATCTGTAAAAGTCGGTTCCTCATCATCACCTTCTTCATTTTCAGATTCAGACTCCATATTACCGGGCTTACACACTCTGAATGCTTTGGCAAAATTAGATGCATTGTCAGTTACAGTGGCTACAACTTTGCCATGCAGTCCATATGATGAATGGATTTCTTCAATCTCTGCTCCAATTACATCATAGGTGTGCCTGCCTCTAATTCTCTTACATGCTAGGGCGGCCTTGTTACGATTTAAAGTGGAATTAATCCAGTGAACCGTTACACCCATAAAACTTTTGTTATTTACCGTCCAGATGTCAGCAGTGGTGGAAACAAAGTCTACATCTCCGAGTGCAGCCTTCAAATTAGCGTCCATTATGTCGTATTCTCTCTCAAGGTATCCTGCAAATGACTTTCTTTGCGGCAGCTTGACACCGTGTTTGGTTGGTATTTTTTCAACAATGCGTCGGAAAGATTCAGAATCCACAGTGGAAATTGGCAGCATGTCCTCGACAATATATCCAGCAACGAGGTTCTTCAGTTCAGCGGCACTAAGTCCTGTCGCTTTAAAGTCTAGTTTCACCTGTTTAGCAGGAGAGGGGCCCTCGGAGTTTTGCCCGGTGGAATTGGATGTAGCTGCAGCGGTCATCATGTCAGTTGGGGGTTCGGGGTTTTTTTCAGTAAGTTTTACATTCCTGTGGCGGCTTGCTAGGTGCTTGCTCAGATTTGAGTTGGATTTTTTCGCTTTAGATAAAAGTGTTCTTCCCACGCAGAGTGTACAGCGGACGCTGATGTTTTTGTCATCTTTAACCGAGTCAAACTCAAAGTAATGTCGGTACTTCCAAGCATTAAACGCTGAATGGTCCTGCTCTCTCCCACGCTCCATGTTGTTTCTTGTTTCATTACTACACATGTCGGTGTCGGCGTTTACCACTGACGTCGCGGCACTCATACGTCATTGTCACGCGACGTGAAACAAAATCTCGGTTAAGTAACTCAGTAACGCAGCCTGCTTACGGGGAAGTAACAGTAATGTAAATACTGTTTTGGCAATTATAATCCCCTACTTTACTCGTTACTAGAAAAAAGTAATCGGATTACAGTAACGCCTTACTTCTAACGCGTTACTGCCCATCAGTGCTGGAGAGTGAACAGAGTGATACAGGTGGTTATGCCACTGTCAGTAGAACAGTGGCATAACCACTGTTTTAGAGGTGGATGATTTTTCACCCCCTCATCACCAGAGGTTTAGggaggctttgtggagcccagcAGGCCGGAGCCTTACAAGTCTGAGCCGCTGGCGCAAGGCGCTGACTCAGCAATTTCTGAAgccggtgctgctgaggcagTGGAGGCAGGCGGGTTTCAGCACGAGCCAGCAGGTGTCTGCCTGCGAGACAGAGCAATGGCAACACCATTAACATTTAATCGCTATACTGGATAAAAATGACTGATATCTGTAACATAATTTTGCCTAGTCAAAAAGGTTATTCCAAAGTTTGACCAGTCAAAACTCCAGTTACAGTGATTCAGTTTTGGCTCAAAGCGGCACAGCAGCCTGCCAGAAACAACAATGCAATATGCCGTTTCTAaatggtgtgttgctgttgtgaaattTACTTACACatgataggtatatgatgtattctgttttatttctggtctgcttctcttaccaACTTCaatgccaacataaaataccaaatgctgtgctctgttgATGGAACTCttatatgattggctgaggaaccaggaagtaaacacgggctactctctgaactgaagtagatctggaccgtacctctaggtttgaaagtacaaaaaacatgactaagacattgttgatggtgaggaccgattgtttatagggaatgttacttccatcccaggtgacaaatgaaaatgatttagatcaggggtgtccaaacattGCGGCTCGTGGGCCGAAATTGTCAAGTGAAAagcactcgagggccaaaaaatgaattagaaaaataacataactaaactattacaaaaatgtttttttgcctgctctacaaaatatgatcattttaaataaaccaattagACTATCTATATTTagacaattttaataaatacattccaATCAgatttaatgcaccaaagtcagAATTTGAGTTAAAGTCGCTGGATAGATGTAGTCCTATTTAAAACTTAAAGATAATGTGTGGTTAATAAAAGAcacatgttttttgtgttgtaCCCAACATTTAACAGTAAGATTTGcacttgtctgtaataattataaatagtGTTGCGCCGAAACCATTTTTTTGGTcctgataccgatacccgataccgtctgtttgaaattgatgtgtgtgtatatatgaagaactgcatactacttagggtagtagaactttttattgcctacctggaatgggtgacaatagttgaataaactttatttattcaactatactgtccgatactggtatcggtatcggtgcaacactaattataaaaattaaagtgttggttggccaaatctttcttgaaatacAAATAGCCCACGGGCAACACTTTGGACACGCCTAGATTAGATtgattttgcagtaaatttcttacttattgctcttttaaagAGCAATAAGTAAACCCATTAAAAATGGGTCGTCAGTCAGGTTCCTGTGAGTGTAAAGGTAAATAAACCAATACTTCTTGGATCGTATTGAGGATTTTGGTGAAGGGcctgatcattttatttttttttgttccgaTCCGTCTGTTTTCAGGTGGCTCCAGTCATAAAAGCCAGGATGATGGAGTACGGCACAACCATGGTCAGCTACCAGCCACAAGGGGACAAGGTGAACTTCTTCCGCATGGTGATCTCCAACCCCGCTGCTACCTTCGAGGACATCGACTTCCTCATCGAGGAGATTGAGCGACTCGGACACGATCTATAAGACTCCTCTCGCCAAATCCTCCTGTACTTTCCCCGTTGGTGGATGAAATGTTTGTCACGAATGTATcggtaaacattttcttttctctttttccttgTAAAGTCTGATATTTAAGAgtatatttaagaaaaaaaaatctacagatatattaatatattatgtACTGCAGCTTTTTCTGTGGACTGACTTGGTCCAGCGCCATGTAAAAGTGCTTCTGTCCGCCTTTCTTATGGTGTAGTCGCCGCGAGATTAGTGTGATCAATGTGACTTTATATGTACTTTTTGTGCTATGAAATGCTTGTGCAATAAGTCGATGAGGAAGATCTGGCATTTTTTTGGGGTCATTTCTCATTCGCACAGTTTGTTGTTAAAGTGCCAAATGTTGTTGTGTTCTAtcgtaacattttaaattttaaactttaaaaaaaacaaaaaaaacaaagcacttCACTTTACCTCAGCTTTATTAACTGCCCGTAAAACTGGACACAGAGTCCAGTTCATGGAGTTGTTCAATCAAAGTTGCAACATTTGAATTTTAACCTTGACAACACTGATCCGgatacttatttatttattatttatttgtctctgtgggggaaaaaaaattaaatgagatGAGAACACAAGATCCGAAAACTGCCAAATTActcataaaaatgtgttctggaCGATACTCTGAGCCTGGTTAACGATTCCACCAAAATCAGAGCCCCTTATTTAACTTTGACATTTAGTAGCTTTGCATTTTGGGTTGGTTCATAGCCATCTGACTCATTTTATTTCACACCTGCTTTGACAACTGATGatttaaagtttatttctataatCTACTCGAGGTCGGCTGTTAAAATCACGACTCCAATAAATAACATTTGCGAGCAGGAGGTCGCTCaaagttattttggtttgattaGTGGTCAGAACCTGTAATATTCCATTAAGAGTCGACTGGCAACAGAAATTAAGGCCAAATTataaaatatggaaaacaaaatgtaggGATATTTACAATTGCTTATATCCATAATTGATTAAAATGTTCAAGTACCAGGAAACAACTACTTGTACTGATTAGATACATGTGACcaaagggtttaaaaaaaataattatcaggtATGAAATAGAAGTAGGTTGTTACGAAATGGCATTATGTGGCGTCAAAAAGGGGTTAAATAAAATGTCGAGAAGGCAAATTCAGATATCGGAATGACAACGGCagtcatttttgttattttaggaCATGCTTGATGCTTATAGTCCTGATGGGCATGTGTACATTATGCTGTTATGTAGTTATTATCCAAAAATagtgttgttattttgtttttttttttgtttgttagcaTTTCTTATCACCAAAAAACAGCACTTTCATGTAGGAGGTGAGTCACTAAATGTCCGTTTTAATAAAACCTTCATCGTAGGAAAAGGCCACATGTTCGTAGAGTGTTATAATATGAATATAAGATGTCGGCCCTGCTTATTCAGAACAGTGTTGCCCTTAATGAGACAAATTTAGTTCAACGACAGACTAAATAACGTATCATCATGTCGGCTTAAAACTACAAGGTGAAGCTCAAGGCAATGAAACTTTAACCTGTCCCATAATGTGAgcttttttggcattttttaaacCCTCTAGACATGATGGTGGGACCAAGCAACCAGTGGCTCAGTGAAATGACAGATGGTTAAAAGGTTCAGGGTATTCCCAAAGGATAATCGTTTAAGTTTTACCAGAGCTTGGTAGTATTTTATTCATAAGAAACTTGAAGACACTTTAATGTATATCAATGTGTCTAAAATCATAGTTTTGCTCTTTTGAGTGTGTAGATTGAGCTCAGCTTTAGCTCCTGCTCTTTTCCACCAACGTCCAACTTTTACAGTGTAACAAACCATCTGATATGTTCAGGTTGAGATTCTGCACATGATATTCACTGGTCCTGCATAGACTCGTTCAATTATATATAGGAAAAAATCAGGAAATTAAAACGTCAGTTTATGCTTTTCTTCACCCATTATTGTTAATATTCGATGACGAACTGCTGAGTCGTCAAAAAAAAGGTACTGTTGGTGCTTAATCTATGGGCAAAACTGTAGAAAAGCAAAAATCTTAccataaaatttaaatgtaggTGATTATGTCTATATAGAAAAGGATAGCACAGTGAACAAATGTCCGTTGGACCAGGAGcgttaacattttatttatttgctcaaattTGTTTCTAAATTGCACTTTATCACATTTTCCTCCAACTGAGAATAAAAGCCGGAATGTATTGTTGAACAATTTCATGTTTTAGGGAAATTTACAGGGTCTCTACCCAGTTGTTTGTGTATACGAGCAGCTGGATCAAAAACTAAATTACTTTAATTTGCATTAACTATTATCTCCAACTGCAAAGGACTACAATTTCAGCATCTCTTCCTTTAGAAGAATTACCTTAAATCTCCTGCAGGGCAATAATAGGATAACAGTGTTGCTCGGATTTAGGTACTCTGCCTGATCTGCTGAACAACAGACATCACTTGCACTAAATAATCGTGGAGAGGGGGCAGCAACTCAAGGAGCACTGCGACTGAAATTCCTTCTGTATGCATTCAAAAGCAATATCTAAGGGTCCAATCTACATATCCTGCAAAATCGCGACAGAACCAGTAAAGTATCGGCGCACGTTAACTAAAGATAATCAACTTTCCAAGCCAAGCACAtggtaataataaaaatagtatCAATAATGAGTATAAAGGCATGCTTATCATAGAGGCAGGGTTAGCTGTTGAAATGTGAtctctgattttcttttaagaaaacaaaaaaaaaaagca from Fundulus heteroclitus isolate FHET01 chromosome 21, MU-UCD_Fhet_4.1, whole genome shotgun sequence carries:
- the LOC118556993 gene encoding uncharacterized protein LOC118556993, which translates into the protein MSAATSVVNADTDMCSNETRNNMERGREQDHSAFNAWKYRHYFEFDSVKDDKNISVRCTLCVGRTLLSKAKKSNSNLSKHLASRHRNVKLTEKNPEPPTDMMTAAATSNSTGQNSEGPSPAKQVKLDFKATGLSAAELKNLVAGYIVEDMLPISTVDSESFRRIVEKIPTKHGVKLPQRKSFAGYLEREYDIMDANLKAALGDVDFVSTTADIWTVNNKSFMGVTVHWINSTLNRNKAALACKRIRGRHTYDVIGAEIEEIHSSYGLHGKVVATVTDNASNFAKAFRVCKPGNMESESENEEGDDEEPTFTDVIEALSTTSGK